The sequence AAAATTGTCTGGAGCTTATTGCATGAGTATTACACCAAAAATCATACCCTATGTCTTCATTAACTATGCCGGTAGTATTAGCCATGTTATGACAATTGGGCACGAAGTGGGACATTCTCTCCATACAATGTTGGCATCACACCACTCCCAACTAACATACCATTCACATACACCTCTTGCAGAGATAGCATCCATTTTTGGGGAACTGATCCTCTCAGAGAAGCTGATGGAAGAAGAGAAGGACCCTCAAATTAAACAAGACTTACTTGTGCTGATTTTGAGTGAGCTGTATGCGACTATACCACGGCAGGCTTATTTCACGACATTTGAGAAGGATGCTCACAGCGCTGTTGATAAAGGTGCCACAGTGGACAAATTAGCGGATTTATACTTTTCAGGTTTGAAAAAGCAATTTGGTAATGCTGTCCAAGTGCCAAAGGAATTCAAGTGGGAATGGATAACTATACCTCATATTTACAGGTACCCATTCTATTGTTGGACATACAGTTTTGGAAATTTGGTTACACTAGGGCTCTATAATAAGTTCAAGGAAGAGGGAGAATCATTCAAACCAAAATACATAAAACTACTTTCATACGGTGGCTCTGAAAGTCCAGAAAAGGTACTCACTGAAGTAGGTGTAGACATACGTTCAGAGAAATTTTGGCAGGGCGGGTTCAATATTATTAAAGGAATGATAGATGATCTAAAAAGGGCTACGAAATCGATTTAGGCATGCACAGGTATGGGAATACCTATATTTTGCTATGTAAAAATGAAGAGAGTAGAGGAGGGATTTTAACCAGAAGGATTATGCCCCCTCGATTCTCTAACAGAAGTGTGAAACATCAATGGTGCTAAAACTTACTAATACGATGAGCGGGAAGAAAGAAGTCTTCAAGCCTTTAGAAAAAGGTAGAGTGAAGATTTTCGTCTGCGGAATGACAGACTACGATTACATGCACCTAGGCCACGGAAGAACCTATGCATTCTATGACGTATTGATAAGATTCCTGAAATTCCTAGGATACAAAGTCTACTATATTCAGAACATCACTGATGTTGGCCATATAAGAGAGGATACTGGAGAAGACAGAGTAATCAGGAAAGCCATGGAAGAAAAAAAAGATCCGATGGAAATTGTTGATTTCTATATGAGGAAGCACTTGGAGGCAGCGGACAAACTGAAGTTAGAACGGCCGAACATACTAGCCCGAGCAACAGGCCACCTGATAGAGATAATAGAACAAGTTAAGGCTCTGTTGAAGAATGGTTACGCCTACGAAGCCAACGGCTCGGTCTACTTCGACGTTTCTAAATTCAAAGATTATGGCAAACTGTCCAAGAGAGTCCCAAAAGAGTTGAGAGCTGGAGCCAGAGTTAAAGTCCATCCCGACAAGAAAGATCCAAGAGACTTTGCACTCTGGATTAAAGCTCCCAAAGAACATATGCTCAAGTGGCCTTCACCTTGGGGCTTAGGCTATCCAAGCTGGCACATTGAGGATACGGCGATCGCAATGAAATACTTTGGTCCTCAGTACGATATTCATGGAGGTGCTATTGAACTCGCTTTCCCTCATCATGAGGCAGAGATAGCTCAGGCTGAAGGAACTACAGGAATAAAACCGTATGTCCGATACTGGGTTCACACCGGCCTACTAACAATAAATAGAGAGCCGATGAGCAAATCTAGAGGCAACTACATCAAACTCTCAGACGCATTAGAAGAACACTCACCAGAAGCCTTGAGGTTGTGGATGGCATCCGCAAACTATCGGAAACCTCTCGATTACAGCAAAAAAGACATAGAAGATGCTGAAAAGAATGTGGAAAAGATTTCAAACGTCTTGGAGTTGATCGAAGAAAAATCGGCGAAACCATCGAAGAAAAAACCTGCTTTTGTAAAAGATATTCAAAGATTGGAGAAACAGTTCATAGAGCACATGGAAGATGATATTAACACCCCTCATGCCCTAGCCACTTTCTGGCAACTGATTTCTTTGGTTAACAAGAAGATAGATGACAATGACTATTCAAAAGAAGATTTGGAAACTGCAAAAGAAACCATAGTTAAGCTTGGCGACTTTTTCCAGATAATCTCCGAAAAGAAAGAAAAAATCGATGAAAAAATAGTTACAGATTTGATGGACTTCGTCATCGGGTTGAGACAGAAATTCAGAGACAAAAAAGATTATGAAACCTCAGATGAGATCAGAAGAAAGTTGCGAGAATTAGGCATAACATTCGAAGACACATCTGGAGGGGTCAGATGGAGAATCAAAGCTCGGGAAACATAGGAGCAAAAACGATACGCGGATTCACCAGACGTTAACCTTTTTCATCTGTTGGTGAAACGAGATGAAACCTTTGCCTAGGAGATTCTACACACG comes from Candidatus Bathyarchaeota archaeon and encodes:
- a CDS encoding cysteine--tRNA ligase; this translates as MVLKLTNTMSGKKEVFKPLEKGRVKIFVCGMTDYDYMHLGHGRTYAFYDVLIRFLKFLGYKVYYIQNITDVGHIREDTGEDRVIRKAMEEKKDPMEIVDFYMRKHLEAADKLKLERPNILARATGHLIEIIEQVKALLKNGYAYEANGSVYFDVSKFKDYGKLSKRVPKELRAGARVKVHPDKKDPRDFALWIKAPKEHMLKWPSPWGLGYPSWHIEDTAIAMKYFGPQYDIHGGAIELAFPHHEAEIAQAEGTTGIKPYVRYWVHTGLLTINREPMSKSRGNYIKLSDALEEHSPEALRLWMASANYRKPLDYSKKDIEDAEKNVEKISNVLELIEEKSAKPSKKKPAFVKDIQRLEKQFIEHMEDDINTPHALATFWQLISLVNKKIDDNDYSKEDLETAKETIVKLGDFFQIISEKKEKIDEKIVTDLMDFVIGLRQKFRDKKDYETSDEIRRKLRELGITFEDTSGGVRWRIKARET